One segment of Erigeron canadensis isolate Cc75 chromosome 2, C_canadensis_v1, whole genome shotgun sequence DNA contains the following:
- the LOC122589749 gene encoding omega-hydroxypalmitate O-feruloyl transferase-like, producing MGSSGTYNDNQGVELVVTRLGEPTLVKPYEETKKGLYFLSNLDQNIAVIVRTIYCFKSEEKGNETAVAVIKDALSKVLVHYYPAAGRLTISSEMKLIVDCTDEGAVFVEAEANCNIEDIGDHTKPDPVTLGKLVYDIPGAKNILEIPPLVVQVTKFKCGGFVLGLGMNHNLFDGIAAMEFINSWSRTARGLPLKVPPFLDRTLLNARNPPLVEFQHDEFAEIEDVSNTADLYKEELAYRSFCFSPTDLENLKLKATENGDISSCTTFEALSAFVWKARTEALKMKPEQKTKLLFAVDGRSRFVPPLPEGYCGNGIVLTNSICTAGEQIASPLSFSVKLVHDAVKMVTDGYMRSAIDYFEVTRARPSLASTLLITTWSKLSFHANDFGWGEPLMSGPVALPEKEVILFLSHGEERKSVNVLLGLPISAMETFEDLVKMI from the exons ATGGGAAGTAGTGGAACCTACAACGATAACCAAGGGGTCGAGCTCGTTGTCACAAGGTTAGGAGAACCAACACTTGTCAAACCATATGAGGAAACCAAAAAGGGTCtctattttctttcaaatttggaCCAAAACATTGCGGTCATAGTGCGCACCATTTATTGTTTCAAGTCAGAGGAGAAAGGGAATGAAACTGCTGTTGCGGTGATCAAAGACGCTTTGTCTAAGGTTCTTGTTCATTACTACCCGGCTGCTGGGAGGTTGACTATTAGCTCTGAGATGAAGCTTATTGTGGATTGTACTGATGAAGGTGCTGTTTTTGTTGAAGCTGAGGCTAACTGTAATATCGAGGATATCGGAGATCATACAAAGCCTGACCCAGTGACTCTTGGCAAGTTGGTTTATGACATTCCTGGTGCTAAAAACATTCTTGAAATTCCTCCTCTTGTTGTCCAG GTAACAAAGTTCAAATGTGGAGGATTTGTACTTGGGCTAGGAATGAACCACAACCTCTTCGATGGAATAGCCGCAATGGAATTCATCAATTCATGGAGTCGAACCGCAAGAGGCTTACCTTTAAAAGTCCCTCCTTTCCTCGACCGGACCCTCCTAAACGCACGAAACCCTCCCCTCGTCGAATTTCAACACGACGAGTTTGCTGAGATCGAAGATGTATCAAACACCGCCGACCTATACAAAGAAGAACTCGCTTACAGATCCTTTTGTTTCTCACCAACCGATCTAGAAAATCTAAAACTAAAAGCCACCGAAAACGGTGATATCTCGAGTTGCACCACATTCGAGGCGCTCTCGGCTTTCGTATGGAAAGCCAGAACCGAAGCACTTAAAATGAAACCAGAACAAAAAACCAAACTTTTATTCGCGGTAGATGGACGGTCCAGATTTGTTCCACCTTTGCCAGAAGGATATTGTGGAAATGGCATTGTGTTAACAAACTCTATTTGTACAGCTGGCGAGCAAATAGCAAGTCCGTTATCTTTTAGCGTTAAGTTGGTTCACGATGCTGTTAAAATGGTTACAGACGGTTACATGAGATCCGCGATTGATTACTTTGAAGTCACGCGCGCCCGGCCTTCTTTGGCCTCGACACTTTTGATCACGACATGGTCCAAACTATCGTTCCATGCCAACGATTTTGGTTGGGGCGAGCCCTTAATGTCGGGCCCAGTGGCATTGCCCGAAAAAGAGGTGATCCTGTTTTTATCACACGGTGAAGAAAGGAAGAGTGTTAATGTGTTACTCGGATTGCCGATTTCCGCAATGGAAACGTTTGAAGATCTTGTCAAGATGatataa
- the LOC122588317 gene encoding indole-3-acetic acid-induced protein ARG7-like has protein sequence MRTVDDNKEKKNILVKTWNRCQTFSITTSGRPSGKSLHDHQETNKDKKLMTPEGYFPVYVGPEKQRFTLKTKYVNHPMFKMLLEDAENEYGYNPDGPITLACDTDLFHKVLAEMEAKVQPLGWSFVYGSCSPFNPSRRLMSQYQMGKGYGSSSYGPLIN, from the coding sequence ATGAGAACGGTGGACGACAataaggaaaagaaaaacattcTTGTAAAGACATGGAATCGGTGTCAAACCTTTTCCATTACTACTAGCGGCCGGCCGAGTGGCAAATCTTTGCATGATCATCAAGAGACAAATAAGGATAAGAAATTGATGACACCCGAAGGGTATTTTCCGGTGTATGTGGGACCCGAAAAACAAAGGTTTACCCTCAAGACAAAGTATGTTAATCATCCTATGTTCAAGATGCTTCTTGAAGATGCAGAAAACGAATACGGATACAATCCTGATGGCCCCATAACACTGGCCTGCGATACGGATCTGTTCCACAAGGTGTTAGCTGAAATGGAGGCTAAAGTGCAGCCACTCGGATGGAGTTTCGTGTATGGGTCATGCAGTCCCTTTAACCCCAGCCGTCGGTTGATGTCACAATATCAGATGGGCAAAGGGTATGGCAGCTCATCTTATGGAcctctaattaattaa
- the LOC122588318 gene encoding auxin-induced protein 10A5-like, whose protein sequence is MESVKRDNGKKNFLAKTWKRCRSFNHHKKDDDSVTGLMKSKSWSGEDMKNKKKKTPEGFFPVYVGPEKQRFAIKTKYVNHPLFTMLLEDAESEYGTHFDGPIMLPCDVDLFLNVLAEMEAKDVQPLVWSFSYGSCTPFTPSRRVGNHGADHQLGKGYGSYEVLRPSSLIN, encoded by the coding sequence ATGGAATCAGTGAAGCGCGATAATGGAAAAAAGAACTTTCTCGCCAAGACATGGAAAAGGTGTCGATCTTTCAACCACCACAAGAAAGATGACGACAGCGTTACTGGTTTGATGAAAAGCAAATCATGGAGTGGAGAGGACAtgaaaaataagaagaaaaagacaCCCGAAGGTTTCTTCCCAGTCTACGTTGGGCCAGAAAAACAACGGTTTGCTATCAAGACAAAATACGTGAACCATCCGTTGTTCACGATGCTTCTTGAGGATGCTGAATCTGAATATGGCACACACTTTGATGGCCCAATCATGCTTCCATGTGATGTGGATCTGTTCCTTAATGTGTTGGCTGAAATGGAGGCTAAAGATGTGCAACCACTTGTGTGGAGCTTTTCGTATGGATCGTGCACCCCGTTTACTCCTAGCCGTCGAGTTGGAAACCACGGTGCAGATCACCAGTTGGGTAAAGGGTATGGTTCTTATGAAGTTTTAAGGCCTTCGagcttgattaattaa